In one window of Onychomys torridus chromosome 7, mOncTor1.1, whole genome shotgun sequence DNA:
- the Ccr8 gene encoding C-C chemokine receptor type 8, whose translation MDYTLEPNVTMTDYYPDVFTVPCDTELLLRGGRLHLAIFYCILFVLGLLGNSLVILVLVACKRLRSITDIYLLNLAISDLLFVFSSPFQTHYLLDQWVFGAVMCKVVSGFYYIGFFSSMFFITLMSVDRYLAIVHAVYAIKVRTARVGTALSLVVWLIAITAAIPMLVFYQVASDDGILQCFPFYDNQSLRWKLSAHFEVNTLGLLLPFAILLFCYTKILHQLRGCQNHNRTRAVKLVLIVVIVSLLFWVPFNVVLFLTSLHDMHVLDGCAMSQRLALATHVTEVISFTHCCVNPVIYAFIGEKFKKNLEDVFQKSCSHIFLYIGRQMPVGAWERQLSSHTRSSHSSTLDYIL comes from the coding sequence ATGGATTATACCCTGGAACCCAATGTCACCATGACCGACTACTACCCTGATGTCTTCACCGTCCCCTGTGACACAGAGCTCCTCCTCAGAGGCGGCAGGTTGCACCTTGCCATCTTCTACTGCATCTTGTTTGTGCTGGGCCTTCTGGGAAACAGCCTGGTCATCCTGGTCCTTGTGGCCTGCAAGAGGCTGAGGAGTATTACAGACATCTACCTCCTGAACCTGGCCATTTCTGACCTGCTTTTTGTCTTCTCGTCCCCCTTTCAGACTCACTACCTGCTGGACCAGTGGGTGTTTGGGGCGGTCATGTGTAAAGTGGTCTCTGGCTTTTATTATATTGGCTTTTTCAGCAGCATGTTCTTCATCACCCTCATGAGTGTGGACAGGTACCTGGCTATCGTCCATGCTGTCTATGCCATCAAAGTGAGGACAGCCAGAGTGGGCACAGCCCTGAGCCTGGTGGTGTGGCTGATTGCCATCACGGCCGCCATTCCAATGCTGGTATTTTATCAAGTGGCCTCTGACGATGGTATTCTACAATGTTTCCCATTTTATGACAATCAGTCTTTGAGGTGGAAGCTCTCTGCTCACTTTGAAGTGAACACCTTGGGCCTGCTGCTCCCCTTTGCCATCCTTCTGTTCTGCTACACCAAGATCCTGCACCAGCTGCGGGGCTGCCAGAACCACAACAGGACCAGGGCTGTCAAGCTGGTGCTCATTGTGGTCATTGTCTCTTTACTCTTCTGGGTCCCCTTCAACGTGGTCCTTTTCCTCACGTCCCTGCATGACATGCACGTCTTGGATGGATGTGCCATGAGCCAGAGGCTGGCTCTGGCCACCCATGTCACGGAAGTCATCTCTTTCACACACTGCTGTGTGAACCCTGTCATCTATGCCTTCATAGGAGAGAAGTTCAAGAAGAACCTTGAAGATGTGTTTCAAAAAAGTTGCAGCCATATCTTCCTCTACATAGGGAGGCAAATGCCAGTGGGAGCATGGGAAAGGCAGCTGTCCTCACATACCCGCTCTTCTCATTCCTCCACCCTGGACTACATCTTGTAG